Within the bacterium genome, the region CAATCAGTATGCCGCCAAAAAAACGGTTGTCATCTCTTGGAAAGAACCTAAGAATCGGATTCCTCTCCCACATCGACTGCTTTTTTTCGTCATTCAAAAGTGATTCAATTGTCTGGCCAGACAACACAGGCGCTTTTGGGAAAAGATTGGGGTTAAGCAGCACTCGCTCTTCAACAAAACTCCCATTAGGAATGTTAACCATTTTGACTGTCGCATAGCTAAAATCATTTGCGAAGGTCAGACTGCCTGGTTCAACCTTACTATGGGTGAAAACTTTAAAAAGATTTGGGCTTTTCAGGGGTGGAATAATCTGGATGTTTAATTGTTCGATCTGCTCATGCTGCTCCTCAACAGCTTTCCAATAAAACTGCGCAACATCGCCATAACGTTGAACAGCTCCTATGATCTTATAGCGCACGCGAAAACGCCTCCAGGTATCCTGTGCAGAGTAATACCAGGTGATCTTGCGCATGCTGCCGTTATTCTCACAATTATAGTCGAGCTTCTGCTTAGTCACATCGTCCCAAACCCCTAGATACTTAACATCATAGGTTCCGTAATTACCGGTAGTTCCAAATTCCAAATAAGCAAAGCTAAAACTCCCGTTAAAAACAAACGAGCGCACATCATCCACAATCGCGCTTCCATCAGGTTGAAGCCAATAAGTCTGATCGACAGTTGAAAGATAATATGATTTCGCCAAGGCAGGAGTAATAAATAAGAGCGCCAGCAGTCCCACCCAAAAAACACGAGCAATCTTCCCACATATAACCTCAGTCACTACCCGCCTCCATCAATAAGTTAATACAATAAATACATTCGCACATTATTGAAAGAATCCTGCATGAGATGATTATATCATAAGTACGTATTTATTTATACATACTATAAAATACATACTTATGATATAATACCTATGAAGGTGATAAAGATGAAGATCGGAGAACGAGGTCAGGTGACTATTCCGAAACAGCTTCGGGATAAATATGGGTTGAGGAAGGATTCGGACGTCGAGTTTATTGATGAGGGGAATAGCATTCGGATTGTCAAAAAAAGCGGTGGCGAGAAACGCGTTGGGGCGATTCGCGGACTGAGCAAATTGAAGCATGGGAAGAATGTTGACGATTATATCGAGAGTGTTCGCGGGCAATGATTATCGCCGTGGATACCAACTTTATCCTCGATGTCGTTACCGACGACCCCACATTCGCCGACCAATCCCAAACGCTTCTAGGACAAGCTTTCGATAGCGGCGCCTTAGTGATCTGCGAGATCGTCTATGCCGAACTCGCTCCCCAATTCGACACCATGCCCGATCTCGACTCGGTTCTGGACACTCTCAACATTCGAATTGTAGAAGGAGGCAAAGAGGTCGCCTATCTAGCGGGTAGAAAATGGGTCGAGTACAAACAAGCTGGCGGCACAAGACAGCGTCTCCTCCCCGACTTCCTAGTAGGCTCCCACGCCCTCCAAAAAGCCGAGTGCCTATTAACCCGCGACCGAGGTTTCTACAAGACCTACTTCCCTGAGTTGAAGCTATTTGGGGGAAGATGATGCCACCAAATAACTTAACTCATACATGGGCAGCAATTCCTTCGCATGCAATTCTCTTGCAATTGAACTATTTACATCTCATAGATGAGCAGTATCCTCTGAACTGTCAGTGATCAGTTGCGAGGAGTCTTTATCTTCGAATAATTCAAAGGGTTTAATACCCCACTGCTTAGCTATCCTAATTACTTCGTCTCGTCCCTCGAT harbors:
- a CDS encoding AbrB/MazE/SpoVT family DNA-binding domain-containing protein: MKIGERGQVTIPKQLRDKYGLRKDSDVEFIDEGNSIRIVKKSGGEKRVGAIRGLSKLKHGKNVDDYIESVRGQ
- a CDS encoding type II toxin-antitoxin system VapC family toxin, which gives rise to MIIAVDTNFILDVVTDDPTFADQSQTLLGQAFDSGALVICEIVYAELAPQFDTMPDLDSVLDTLNIRIVEGGKEVAYLAGRKWVEYKQAGGTRQRLLPDFLVGSHALQKAECLLTRDRGFYKTYFPELKLFGGR